From Oncorhynchus clarkii lewisi isolate Uvic-CL-2024 unplaced genomic scaffold, UVic_Ocla_1.0 unplaced_contig_1131_pilon_pilon, whole genome shotgun sequence, one genomic window encodes:
- the LOC139397099 gene encoding 5-hydroxytryptamine receptor 3A-like, producing MLIAKEALSQPQSPSCISNISVPLIVYETLSVDTKDLRFESHLQVMLSWEDPDLSWDTSVYHHDVVVLPVSKIWTPELHVTNGVQTTMKHGNKDLLVHSNGTIEHMVIMNTVVGCEVNLYNYPFASDFCPIAINVWALKGCGMFLNFGKVSTTSANRGDWLTEEVELNTKGGRDDRNYLWVSLKMRSENPFLSLVLPSILIIVADVVSFSLPLGGGERISFKVTLVLSFIMFLIILNDLLPGGGQCSPIIRKHFCFCLVILVLSTLQSMVLTRLAKCGTLWPCSLSKSKDSLLKDTDNEEESKSDIKASEEEKNTALQKVVKFLNKMAAQDHKNALHHRFANKVDLICFCIYLTVLIVYAVVILYFSFGSRCEINQLDFWS from the exons GACACAAAAGATCTTCGCTTCGAGAGTCATCTGCAAGTTATGTTG TCTTGGGAAGACCCTGATTTATCATGGGACACATCAGTCTATCATCATGATGTGGTGGTCCTGCCTGTCAGTAAAATCTGGACTCCTGAACTCCATGTGACTAATGG AGTGCAAACAACGATGAAGCACGGCAACAAGGATTTACTGGTGCACAGCAACGGGACTATAGAGCACATGGTCATCATGAACACTGTGGTGGGCTGTGAGGTCAATCTGTACAATTACCCCTTCGCTTCAGATTTCTGCCCCATCGCCATCAATGTATGGGCACTTAAAG GATGTGGCATGTTCCTTAACTTTGGGAAAGTGAGCACAACTAGTGCAAACCGTGGAGACTGGCTAACCGAGGAGGTGGAACTCAACACTAAAGGAGGCAGAGATGATCGCAACTATCTATGG GTGTCGCTGAAAATGCGGTCTGAAAACCCGTTTCTGTCCCTGGTCCTGCCCAGTATACTGATCATTGTGGCAGATGTGGTGAGCTTCTCCCTGCCGCTGGGAGGGGGCGAGCGTATCTCATTCAAGGTTACACTGGTTCTCAGCTTCATCATGTTCCTCATCATCCTCAACGACCTACTGCCTGGAGGAGGCCAGTGCAGCCCCATCATCC GAAAGCACTTCTGTTTCTGTTTGGTCATCCTGGTGTTGAGCACGTTGCAGTCTATGGTGCTCACACGCCTGGCTAAGTGTGGCACTCTCTGGCCCTGCAGCCTCTCCAAGTCCAAAGACTCACTGCTTAAAGACACAGACAATGAAGAGG AATCCAAGTCTGATATTAAAGCCTCAGAGGAAGAGAAGAATACAGCCCTCCAGAAGGTGGTGAAGTTTCTCAACAAAATGGCTGCACAAGACCACAAAAATGCTTTACACCATCGCTTTGCCAACAAAGTGGACTTGATCTGTTTCTGTATCTATCTCACCGTCCTCATCGTTTATGCAGTCGTCATTTTATATTTCTCCTTTGGTTCTCGATGTGAGATCAACCAATTAGATTTCTGGTCATAA